GAAAGAGCGCGCGGCGGTGCTGGCGCTGTGGCACGTGGTGTTTGGGTAATTGCTATTGAATAAGTAGCTGCTTGCGCTGATGGAACAAGCGCAAGCAGCACTTTTCATGCACAAACCACCCGCGGCCCCGGCCCGGTCGGCCCGCGCCGCGCTGACATAAACCGACACATACCGATACCCCCTGGAGAAGACCCGGCTTACCGACCCTGGCACCATGGGGCCAACGCCTCGCCGCCCTGCGTGGGCTGCGCGGCGTCCCCTCGATGGGGGACAAAGCGCAGGCCTGTCACACGGCAGGTGGCAGCCACCCGATACGATAGCCCCGCCTACCCTTGCCACCCCTGGAGCCCCTCCGCATGCCTCTGCCCCGCTGGCCTCTTCTGTGCCTCCTGCCCCTGTGGCTGTCCGCCTGCGCCATTGCACCGCCACCCGCCACCGTGCCCGCCCAGGCCGCCCCGCAATGGACGGCCCCGCTGCCGCACCAGGGCCACATGGGCGACCTGGCAGACTGGTGGCAGCGGCTGGACGATCCGCTGCTGGTGGCGCTGATCGCGGCGGCGCAGGAGGCCAGCCCCACGGTGGCCTCGGCGGCGGCACGCATTGCCCAGGCGCGGGCCACAGCGGTGGGCGCGGGTGCCGCGCTGGGGCCCACGCTGGATGCCGCGGCCAGCGCCAGCCGGGGCATCTCGCAGCCCGCCGTGCCCATTGCCACCACCGCCCAGGCCGGACTGCAGGCAGCCTGGGAGATCGACCTGTTTGGCACCAACCGGGCCGCCGCCAACGCCGCCCAGGCGCGCCAGCAAGGCGCCCAGGCCCAGTGGCATGACGCGCGGGTGGCGGTGGCCGCCGAGGTGGCCAGCCAGTACGTGTCGGTGCGGGCCTGCGCCCTGCTGCGCGGGCTGGCGGGGGAAGACGCCCAGTCGCGCCGGGAAACGGCCCGCCTGTCGGGCTTGAGCACCCGCGCCGGGTTTACCGCCCCGGCGGTGGACGCGCTGGCCCGCGCCAGTGCCGCCGAGGCCAACAACCGCGTGGTGCAGCAACTGGCGCAGTGCGACCTGTACCTGAAAGCCATGGTCGCGCTGACCGGCCTGGCCGAAGCCGATTTGGCACAAAAACTGGCCTCAGCGCCCATTCCACCAGCGCAACCAGCTCTGTTTTCCATAGCATCCATCCCCGCACAGGCCCTGGCCCAGCGGCCCGACATCTTCAGCGCCGAGCGCGAGGTGGCGGCGGCCAGCTTCGACGTGGGCAACGCCCAGGGCCAGCGCTACCCGCGGCTGACCTTGAACGGCTCCATCGGCGCGCTGGCCTACCGGGCGGGCTCGGTCAGCGA
This sequence is a window from Rhodoferax sp. WC2427. Protein-coding genes within it:
- a CDS encoding efflux transporter outer membrane subunit, giving the protein MPLPRWPLLCLLPLWLSACAIAPPPATVPAQAAPQWTAPLPHQGHMGDLADWWQRLDDPLLVALIAAAQEASPTVASAAARIAQARATAVGAGAALGPTLDAAASASRGISQPAVPIATTAQAGLQAAWEIDLFGTNRAAANAAQARQQGAQAQWHDARVAVAAEVASQYVSVRACALLRGLAGEDAQSRRETARLSGLSTRAGFTAPAVDALARASAAEANNRVVQQLAQCDLYLKAMVALTGLAEADLAQKLASAPIPPAQPALFSIASIPAQALAQRPDIFSAEREVAAASFDVGNAQGQRYPRLTLNGSIGALAYRAGSVSENFGTWSIGPLAVSVPLFDGGRRSAEVDAAQARYTEAVALYRAKVRQAVREVEEALVNLRSAADRNADTQVAAQGYQAAFAATQARYTAGLASLPELEDARRTALAADTNAIALQRERLLAWISLYRAVGGGWTGPL